CTGAGCAACGGCGAGAGGATCGAACCCTGCGGGGTGCCGGTGTCGTTGTCCCGCAACAGGCCGTCCTCACCGAGGATGCCCGCCTTGAGGAACGCCTTCACCAGAGCCAGGACGCGCTTGTCCCCGACTCGTGCCCGCACCCGGTCCATCAGGGCCGTGTGCGAGATCTCGTCGAAGCAGGCCTTGATATCGCCTTCCACGATCCACTCGTACTTCTTGGACGTGAGCAGACGCACCTCGGCCACCGCGTCATGGGTCCGGCGGTTCGGGCGGAACCCGTAGGAACACGGGAGGAAATCCGCCTCGAAGATCGGCTCCAGCACCAGCTTCAAGGATGCCTGCACCACCCGGTCGGTGATCGTCGCGATCCCCAGGCGACGCAGCTTGCCGCCCGCCTTGGGGATCATCCGCTCCCGCACCGGCAGGGGACGGAAACTGCGGTCCTTGATCTGCGACCGCAGCATGCCGAGGAACTCCTCGACTCCGACCCTCAGCGCGATGGACGACGCCGTGCGTCCGTCCACCCCGGCAGTACGTGCACCCTTGTTTCCCCGCACCCGGTCCCAGGCCACCAGAAGGAAGCCGGGATCGGCGACGAGATTGAAAAGGTCGTCGAACCTGCGATGAGGATCACCACGAGCCCAACGGTGCAGCTTGGTCTGGATATTCAGTACCCGCAGCTCTGCCCCGAACAGGGCGGACTCCAGATCGTCGGTGTTCACCGGCGATGACCTCCTGACCTTCCAGTAACTTCAGCCACTGACTTGCTGGCCCCCTTGGCCCTGCGACCGGCTTTCCCGGCCTCCTTGACGGGTCGTTACTCCCGCGACTACTACGGGGCCTCCGCCCCACCCACGGCCATCAGTCGGCAACGGACCTGCCCACCGCCGCACTGGCTGTCCGGCGGTTCGGGCGACCGCAGGTGGTTCCCACGTTCACCACACAATCGATCGGTCAGGGAGGTGCCCAGCTCTACTCCGGCAGCATCGCCACGTCTACGCCGCAGGCT
The sequence above is a segment of the Kitasatospora sp. NBC_00240 genome. Coding sequences within it:
- the ltrA gene encoding group II intron reverse transcriptase/maturase translates to MNTDDLESALFGAELRVLNIQTKLHRWARGDPHRRFDDLFNLVADPGFLLVAWDRVRGNKGARTAGVDGRTASSIALRVGVEEFLGMLRSQIKDRSFRPLPVRERMIPKAGGKLRRLGIATITDRVVQASLKLVLEPIFEADFLPCSYGFRPNRRTHDAVAEVRLLTSKKYEWIVEGDIKACFDEISHTALMDRVRARVGDKRVLALVKAFLKAGILGEDGLLRDNDTGTPQGSILSPLLSNVALSVLDEFIAQAPGGPGTELNERRRRRRRSLPNFRLVRYADDWCLMVHGTQADAETLREQIAAVLSTMGLRLSQEKTLLTHIEQGLDFLGWRIQRHRKPGTDRYYVYTYPAKKALRAIMAKVKTLCREVGTNQPLDALLLRLNPALRGWCAYFRPGVSFATFSYLRHYLWHTVWRWARRKHPKTALRKIYRHYFGRGSWWASENRELFNPISVGTTRYRYRGAAIPTPWPIAG